A window of the Callospermophilus lateralis isolate mCalLat2 chromosome 7, mCalLat2.hap1, whole genome shotgun sequence genome harbors these coding sequences:
- the Kcna3 gene encoding potassium voltage-gated channel subfamily A member 3 — protein MDEHISLLHSPPQPFAHRRTHPPQDPASGGGGAQTLVNPGYAEPAAGPELPPDMTVVPGDHLQEPETADGGGGQPQGGCGGGGGGCDRYEPLPPALPAAGEQDCCGERVVINISGLRFETQLKTLCQFPETLLGDPKRRMRYFDPLRNEYFFDRNRPSFDAILYYYQSGGRIRRPVNVPIDIFSEEIRFYQLGEEAMEKFREDEGFLREEERPLPRRDFQRQVWLLFEYPESSGPARGIAIVSVLVILISIVIFCLETLPEFRDEKDYPASPSQEVLEAASNSTSGAPAGASSFSDPFFVVETLCIIWFSFELLVRFFACPSKATFSRNIMNLIDIVAIIPYFITLGTELAERQGNGQQAMSLAILRVIRLVRVFRIFKLSRHSKGLQILGQTLKASMRELGLLIFFLFIGVILFSSAVYFAEADDPTSGFSSIPDAFWWAVVTMTTVGYGDMHPVTIGGKIVGSLCAIAGVLTIALPVPVIVSNFNYFYHRETEGEEQAQYMHVGSCQHLSSSAEELRKARSNSTLSKSEYMVIEEGDMNHSAFPQTPFKTGNSTATCTTNNNPNSCVNIKKIFTDV, from the coding sequence ATGGACGAGCACATCAGCCTCCTGCACTCGCCGCCGCAGCCCTTCGCCCACCGCCGCACCCACCCTCCCCAGGACCCTgcgagcggcggcggcggcgcccAGACTCTGGTGAACCCCGGCTACGCCGAGCCCGCCGCAGGCCCCGAGCTGCCGCCCGACATGACCGTGGTGCCCGGGGACCACCTGCAGGAGCCGGAGACGGCCGACGGCGGCGGAGGCCAGCCTCAGGGCGGCTGTGGCGGCGGCGGAGGCGGTTGTGACCGCTATGAGCCGCTCCCGCCTGCGCTGCCGGCTGCGGGCGAGCAGGACTGCTGCGGGGAGCGCGTGGTCATCAACATCTCGGGGCTGCGCTTCGAGACGCAGCTCAAGACCCTCTGCCAGTTCCCAGAGACGCTGCTGGGCGACCCCAAGCGGCGCATGAGGTACTTCGACCCGCTCCGCAATGAGTACTTTTTCGACCGCAACCGGCCCAGCTTCGACGCCATCCTCTACTACTATCAGTCCGGGGGCCGCATCCGCCGCCCGGTCAACGTGCCCATCGACATCTTCTCCGAGGAGATCCGCTTCTACCAGCTGGGAGAGGAGGCCATGGAGAAGTTCCGCGAGGACGAGGGTTTCCTGCGGGAGGAGGAGCGGCCCCTGCCCCGCCGCGACTTCCAGCGCCAGGTGTGGCTGCTCTTCGAGTACCCCGAGAGCTCGGGGCCGGCCCGGGGCATTGCCATCGTGTCCGTGCTCGTCATCCTCATCTCCATTGTCATCTTCTGCCTGGAGACGCTGCCCGAGTTCCGCGATGAGAAGGACTACCCGGCCTCGCCGTCGCAGGAGGTACTTGAGGCGGCCAGCAACAGCACGTCGGGGGCCCCCGCGGGAGCCTCCAGCTTCTCGGATCCCTTCTTCGTGGTGGAGACCCTGTGCATCATCTGGTTCTCCTTTGAGCTGCTGGTGCGATTCTTCGCTTGCCCCAGCAAGGCCACGTTCTCAAGAAATATCATGAACCTGATAGACATTGTGGCCATCATCCCATATTTTATCACCCTGGGCACCGAGCTGGCTGAGCGACAGGGCAACGGAcagcaggccatgtccctggctaTCCTAAGGGTCATTCGCCTGGTGAGGGTCTTCCGCATCTTCAAACTCTCCCGCCACTCCAAGGGGCTCCAGATTCTGGGGCAGACACTGAAGGCTTCCATGCGGGAGTTGGGGCTGCTCATCTTCTTCCTCTTTATTGGGGTCATCCTTTTCTCCAGTGCGGTCTACTTTGCCGAGGCAGACGACCCCACTTCAGGTTTTAGTAGTATCCCGGATGCCTTCTGGTGGGCAGTGGTAACCATGACAACAGTCGGGTATGGAGATATGCACCCAGTGACCATAGGGGGCAAGATCGTGGGGTCTCTTTGTGCCATCGCTGGTGTCTTGACCATTGCATTGCCAGTTCCTGTTATTGTTTCCAACTTCAATTACTTCTACCACCGGGAGACAGAAGGGGAAGAGCAAGCCCAATACATGCACGTGGGAAGTTGCCAGCACCTCTCCTCTTCAGCTGAGGAGCTCCGAAAAGCACGGAGCAACTCGACTCTAAGTAAGTCGGAGTATATGGTGATCGAAGAGGGGGATATGAACCACAGTGCTTTTCCCCAGACCCCTTTCAAAACGGGCAATTCCACTGCCACCTGCACCACGAACAATAATCCCAACTCCTGTGTGAACATCAAAAAGATATTCACCGATGTTTAA